Proteins encoded in a region of the Zunongwangia endophytica genome:
- a CDS encoding SDR family NAD(P)-dependent oxidoreductase, with translation MKTALITGASSGIGKETAKALAEEGYNLIICGRREGRLNELKETLSKKVEVLALSFDVRDKEEVFKKIENLPPDFSNIDILINNAGNAHGLESIQDGSLDDWDAMMDINVKGLLYVSKAIIPGMIERKSGHIINIGSTAGKEVYPNGNVYCASKHAVDAINQGMRIDLNGKGIRVGAINPGLVETEFSDVRFKGDKEKAKKVYQGFKALQPEDIADIIRFVVTRPYHVNIADLIVMCTSQATSTIVDKN, from the coding sequence ATGAAAACTGCATTAATCACAGGAGCTAGCAGCGGGATAGGAAAAGAAACAGCAAAAGCTTTAGCCGAAGAAGGTTATAATCTGATTATCTGCGGAAGACGAGAAGGCAGATTGAATGAACTTAAAGAAACATTAAGTAAAAAGGTTGAAGTATTAGCTTTAAGCTTTGATGTAAGAGATAAGGAAGAGGTTTTTAAGAAGATTGAAAATTTACCGCCAGATTTCTCGAATATCGATATTCTAATAAACAATGCCGGAAATGCCCATGGTTTAGAAAGTATCCAAGACGGTTCTTTAGACGATTGGGACGCAATGATGGATATTAATGTAAAAGGGTTACTGTATGTAAGCAAAGCCATAATCCCGGGAATGATCGAAAGAAAATCTGGACATATTATCAATATCGGTTCAACTGCTGGTAAAGAAGTTTATCCTAACGGAAATGTTTATTGTGCAAGTAAGCATGCTGTAGACGCAATTAATCAGGGGATGAGAATCGATCTAAACGGCAAAGGAATTCGCGTAGGCGCAATTAACCCAGGTTTAGTAGAAACCGAGTTTAGTGATGTTCGATTTAAAGGTGATAAAGAAAAAGCGAAAAAAGTTTACCAGGGTTTTAAAGCTTTACAACCAGAAGATATTGCAGATATTATTCGGTTTGTGGTTACCAGACCGTATCATGTAAATATTGCCGATTTAATCGTGATGTGTACTTCGCAAGCCACAAGTACCATTGTAGACAAAAACTAA
- a CDS encoding vWA domain-containing protein, whose product MFANFTFENPEFFWLFILLPVAIAWYFWKRNLQTPALRMSSIQGFKAKPSILAKLKPILFVLRILALALLIVALARPRTVDVSTRTNSTQGIDIVMAIDVSASMLARDLQPNRLEALKSVGEEFIKDRPTDRIGLVLYSGESFTKTPITSDKSVVLRALEGIEFNNVLQGGTAIGSGLATSVNRLKDSKAESKVIILLTDGVNNSGFIDPKVASELAKEFNIKVYTIGVGSNGMALTPIGVLPNGRFQFGNRKVEIDEELLQQIADETGGKYFRATNNEKLEDIYEEIDQLEKTEIEEFKYTNYDEKFRPFALLAGALLLFELLLRYTVFRSFI is encoded by the coding sequence ATGTTTGCGAATTTCACTTTCGAAAATCCTGAGTTTTTCTGGTTGTTTATTTTACTTCCGGTGGCGATAGCATGGTATTTCTGGAAAAGAAATCTGCAAACCCCGGCTTTACGAATGTCCAGCATTCAGGGATTTAAAGCAAAACCGAGTATTTTGGCAAAATTGAAGCCGATTCTTTTCGTTTTAAGAATCCTGGCTTTGGCATTGTTAATTGTCGCATTGGCAAGACCAAGAACAGTAGATGTTTCTACCAGAACAAATAGTACACAAGGTATTGATATTGTAATGGCCATAGATGTTTCTGCCAGTATGCTGGCAAGAGACCTTCAGCCTAACCGGTTAGAAGCATTAAAATCTGTTGGGGAAGAATTTATTAAAGATCGACCTACAGATCGAATAGGTTTGGTGTTATATTCAGGAGAAAGTTTTACAAAAACGCCTATTACCAGCGATAAATCTGTAGTACTACGAGCGCTAGAAGGGATTGAGTTTAATAATGTGTTACAGGGAGGTACAGCTATCGGATCTGGATTGGCGACTTCGGTAAATCGACTAAAAGATAGTAAGGCAGAAAGTAAAGTAATTATCCTGCTTACCGATGGTGTTAATAATTCAGGATTTATAGATCCGAAGGTAGCTAGTGAGTTAGCAAAAGAATTTAATATTAAAGTTTATACTATTGGTGTAGGAAGTAATGGCATGGCGCTAACACCTATTGGAGTCTTGCCTAATGGTAGATTTCAGTTTGGTAATCGTAAGGTTGAAATCGATGAGGAGCTATTGCAACAGATTGCCGATGAAACCGGCGGTAAGTACTTCCGGGCAACCAATAACGAGAAGCTAGAAGATATTTACGAAGAGATCGATCAACTAGAGAAAACAGAAATTGAAGAATTTAAGTATACCAATTACGACGAGAAATTTCGTCCCTTTGCTTTGTTGGCAGGTGCGTTATTATTATTTGAATTGTTATTGAGGTATACCGTGTTTAGAAGTTTTATATAA
- a CDS encoding DUF58 domain-containing protein yields MDTKELLKKVRKIEIKTRRLSDHIFGGEYHSTFKGRGMTFSEVRKYQFGDDVRSIDWNVTAKYNEPFVKVFEEERELTMMLVVDVSGSEFFGTQSQFKKEVITEIAATLAFSATQNNDKIGLLMFSDQIENYIPPKKGKSHVLRIIRELIEFKPKSKKTDIGKGLKYLSNVMKKKAIVFVLSDFIGDDYQQTLKITGNKHDVTGIRVYDQREKEIPNLGLVQMLDEETNEYITVNTGSKSVRRSYTDHYLDRVKYFEESFKLSGSGVINTRVDESYVKKLLGYFKRRG; encoded by the coding sequence ATGGATACCAAAGAGTTACTTAAAAAAGTTCGTAAGATCGAAATAAAGACCCGTCGCCTTAGTGATCATATCTTTGGCGGTGAGTATCATTCTACTTTTAAAGGAAGGGGAATGACTTTTAGCGAAGTGCGAAAATATCAGTTTGGCGATGATGTTCGTAGTATAGACTGGAATGTTACTGCCAAGTATAACGAGCCTTTCGTAAAAGTTTTTGAGGAAGAACGAGAGCTAACCATGATGTTAGTGGTAGATGTTTCTGGATCTGAGTTTTTCGGAACTCAAAGTCAGTTTAAAAAAGAAGTGATTACTGAAATTGCGGCGACTTTGGCATTTTCAGCAACACAAAATAATGATAAGATCGGTTTGCTAATGTTTTCAGACCAGATCGAAAATTATATTCCGCCTAAAAAAGGAAAATCTCACGTTCTAAGAATTATTCGAGAACTTATAGAATTTAAGCCCAAAAGCAAGAAAACCGATATTGGTAAAGGATTAAAATACCTTTCTAATGTGATGAAAAAGAAAGCAATTGTTTTTGTGCTTTCCGATTTTATTGGCGATGATTATCAACAAACTCTAAAGATTACCGGAAACAAGCACGATGTTACGGGAATACGAGTTTACGATCAACGTGAAAAGGAAATTCCTAATCTTGGTTTGGTACAAATGTTGGATGAAGAGACCAACGAATATATCACCGTAAATACGGGCAGTAAATCGGTAAGAAGAAGTTATACCGATCATTATCTGGATCGTGTCAAATATTTTGAAGAAAGCTTTAAGCTAAGTGGCTCGGGAGTAATTAATACCAGAGTAGACGAAAGTTACGTGAAAAAACTTTTGGGGTATTTTAAAAGAAGAGGCTAA
- a CDS encoding ATP-binding protein — protein sequence MINKRLLIKNLLAHNDENSFYDKKLQLNIREKEGKAKFLKHICALANSNPSNNSYIVIGVRDEDNEILGIDFFDDSKIQNLINAYLSNPPKIIYENIPFPHLPDHLVVGLVTIRPNNGQICSLRKNIWKYYGGSIFLRDGSISMPKDFDIKIEDENSEVVTAIEKHAQNNIELTLNGVFDFVNHHKKLNPTYKVFKEYFVVCWAGKKKHAKGKIYFSRVDIALINEQVKLFYSDLDEVSISSDNDTFKILEYVHLGVPNSYNYYPLEEVIIHFRDNATYEIQSKLVFEPPVYDKSTLYHIYNSNNLLLERLKQLLPLTKNQRKDVKNLPSTYLLCYLNGFGEAMEKLEEAKPFLKKYSREAYHYYKESTRILRKVKYN from the coding sequence ATGATTAATAAACGCCTCCTTATAAAGAATCTTTTAGCGCATAACGACGAGAATAGTTTTTATGATAAAAAGCTACAACTCAACATTCGCGAAAAAGAGGGGAAGGCGAAATTTCTAAAGCACATTTGCGCTCTTGCAAATTCTAACCCAAGCAATAACTCCTACATTGTAATTGGCGTTCGGGATGAGGATAACGAAATACTAGGTATCGATTTTTTTGACGATAGCAAAATTCAGAATCTTATAAATGCGTATTTAAGCAATCCTCCAAAAATTATTTACGAGAATATTCCCTTTCCACACCTTCCCGATCATTTGGTGGTGGGTTTAGTTACAATAAGACCTAATAATGGCCAAATTTGTTCACTTCGGAAAAATATTTGGAAGTACTACGGAGGATCCATTTTCCTTAGAGATGGAAGCATTAGTATGCCGAAGGATTTTGATATTAAAATTGAAGATGAAAATTCCGAAGTTGTTACCGCCATCGAAAAACATGCCCAGAACAATATTGAGCTAACGCTAAACGGAGTTTTTGATTTTGTTAATCATCATAAAAAACTAAATCCCACATATAAAGTTTTTAAAGAATACTTTGTAGTCTGCTGGGCCGGGAAGAAGAAACATGCGAAAGGAAAAATTTACTTTAGCCGAGTAGATATTGCGCTTATCAACGAGCAGGTAAAACTATTTTACTCAGATTTAGATGAAGTAAGTATTTCTTCAGATAACGACACTTTTAAGATATTAGAGTATGTTCATCTTGGTGTTCCCAATAGTTACAACTATTATCCTTTAGAAGAAGTGATCATTCATTTTAGAGATAATGCGACCTACGAAATACAAAGCAAACTAGTTTTCGAGCCGCCTGTGTACGATAAAAGTACGCTCTATCATATTTATAATAGCAACAATCTACTTTTGGAGCGCCTAAAACAACTCTTACCACTTACTAAAAATCAGCGAAAGGATGTTAAAAACCTACCATCAACCTATTTGCTTTGTTACCTTAACGGCTTTGGAGAGGCGATGGAAAAACTGGAAGAAGCAAAACCCTTCCTAAAAAAGTATAGTAGAGAAGCCTACCACTATTATAAAGAAAGTACACGAATTTTAAGAAAAGTAAAATACAATTAG
- a CDS encoding DUF4382 domain-containing protein, producing the protein MKKQIFNFKTLFLLVLAGITLTSCSDDDDNVATEENARVAFRMVDAPGDFDEVNIDVEEVRVQVDAEGEDDGWIILDTEAGIYNLLELTGGVSQLLADEEIAPGYAGQIRLILGDDNSVVVDGEQYALATPSAQQSGLKLNLNKELEAGEAYTYTLDFDVEESIVVQGNGGYLLKPVIRLSAEENSGKIVGEVHPSGFRSLVTAKNASNTISAYTNEDGDFTLYGVPEGTYQITIIADETSGLDPITEDNVVVEDGEITDVETLFLE; encoded by the coding sequence ATGAAAAAACAAATTTTTAATTTTAAGACACTATTTTTACTGGTACTTGCCGGTATTACGCTAACCTCTTGTAGCGATGATGACGATAATGTTGCTACTGAAGAAAATGCCAGAGTCGCTTTTAGAATGGTCGATGCTCCCGGAGATTTTGATGAGGTAAATATCGATGTTGAAGAAGTGAGAGTACAAGTTGATGCTGAAGGTGAAGATGATGGCTGGATAATATTAGATACTGAAGCCGGAATTTATAATTTATTAGAACTTACCGGTGGTGTGTCGCAATTATTAGCCGACGAAGAAATTGCACCTGGATATGCGGGACAAATTCGTTTAATTTTAGGAGATGATAATTCGGTAGTTGTAGATGGCGAGCAATATGCACTGGCAACACCAAGCGCTCAACAATCTGGATTAAAACTAAACCTGAATAAAGAATTAGAAGCAGGCGAAGCATATACGTATACGCTGGATTTTGACGTAGAAGAATCGATTGTTGTACAAGGAAACGGCGGATATTTATTAAAACCTGTTATTCGTTTATCTGCTGAAGAAAATTCAGGTAAAATTGTAGGTGAAGTTCACCCTTCAGGTTTTAGAAGTTTAGTTACGGCTAAAAATGCTTCGAATACTATTTCTGCTTACACAAACGAAGACGGTGATTTTACACTTTACGGGGTGCCAGAAGGCACTTACCAAATTACGATAATCGCAGACGAAACTTCAGGTCTAGACCCTATTACAGAAGACAACGTGGTTGTAGAAGATGGTGAGATTACAGATGTAGAGACTTTATTTTTAGAATAG
- a CDS encoding DUF4381 family protein, whose product MKKNPLSDTIYIQHAVKKRLSAILVIAFAFFAMPLVAQQAQVSVKIDTAQIKIGEQISYKINVETDSTNLVVFPEGNTFAPLEIVESLGTDTTRVQNKYKLLKAYTLTQFDSGSYTIPQQRIIINNKPFLTDSMRVEVADVAVDTTKQEMYPIKPSVEIPKSFSIPNWIWWLLLALVILGVLAFFFIKRRREKALENKLPPYEQAIKDLETLDKSSLLESREVKEYYSRLTYAVRRYLDEKVYDRAMESTTTELIDFLEIQQKSGVLQLHGKTLENLKQILNRADLAKFAGSRPDVITAKEDRNKTRMIINDVKSSMPEPSEEELMLDEEYRQNKISKRRKKRLILGISGGVLVIFIALAVLISSKGLDYVVDTYWGHPTKELLEGDWIRSEYGAPAVYITTPDVLVRKDMELSEDATQSYVDAQMFSFGSLVSNFYTSLSTRMFSKKDQFDLKTGVDGVYKELENQGAQNIVMKQEDFTTVNGAKGVKVFGTLEMTNPINDEIQPKKYSILNFAQNGGFQQITVIYNEDDSYAEEISGRIINSVELIKSTN is encoded by the coding sequence ATGAAGAAAAATCCATTGTCAGACACTATATATATACAACATGCTGTCAAAAAGCGATTATCGGCGATTTTAGTGATTGCTTTCGCTTTTTTTGCAATGCCATTAGTTGCTCAGCAGGCTCAGGTTTCAGTAAAAATAGATACTGCGCAAATTAAGATTGGAGAGCAAATTTCCTATAAAATAAATGTTGAAACCGATTCTACGAATCTTGTTGTTTTTCCTGAAGGAAACACTTTTGCACCTTTAGAAATTGTAGAATCTTTAGGAACAGATACTACACGAGTACAAAATAAATATAAGCTGCTAAAAGCCTATACGCTTACGCAGTTTGATTCTGGTTCGTATACCATTCCGCAGCAAAGAATTATCATTAACAATAAGCCTTTCTTAACCGATTCGATGCGTGTTGAGGTTGCCGATGTAGCAGTAGATACTACAAAGCAGGAAATGTATCCAATAAAGCCATCGGTAGAGATTCCTAAAAGTTTTAGTATTCCAAACTGGATTTGGTGGTTATTGTTAGCATTGGTCATTTTGGGCGTTTTAGCTTTCTTTTTTATTAAACGCAGAAGAGAAAAAGCCTTAGAAAATAAATTACCACCCTACGAACAAGCCATAAAGGATTTAGAAACTTTAGACAAAAGTTCGCTGTTGGAAAGCCGAGAGGTTAAAGAGTATTATTCAAGGTTAACCTATGCAGTAAGACGATATCTAGACGAAAAGGTTTATGATCGCGCTATGGAAAGTACTACAACCGAGCTAATTGACTTTCTAGAAATTCAGCAAAAATCGGGAGTTCTACAGTTACACGGCAAAACACTAGAAAATTTAAAACAAATTTTAAATAGAGCCGATTTAGCAAAATTTGCAGGCTCACGTCCCGATGTTATTACGGCAAAAGAAGATCGTAATAAAACCCGAATGATCATTAACGATGTAAAATCATCGATGCCAGAGCCTTCTGAAGAAGAGCTAATGTTAGATGAAGAATATCGCCAAAACAAAATTTCAAAAAGAAGAAAGAAAAGACTGATTTTGGGAATTTCAGGAGGTGTTTTAGTGATATTTATAGCACTGGCTGTTTTAATTAGCTCTAAAGGTTTGGATTATGTGGTCGATACGTATTGGGGACATCCAACAAAAGAATTATTAGAAGGTGATTGGATAAGAAGTGAGTATGGAGCACCAGCTGTGTATATTACCACTCCAGATGTTCTGGTAAGAAAAGACATGGAGCTTAGCGAGGATGCTACTCAATCTTATGTAGATGCGCAGATGTTTAGTTTTGGTAGTTTGGTTAGTAATTTTTATACCAGCTTAAGTACCAGAATGTTTAGTAAAAAAGACCAATTTGATCTTAAAACGGGTGTAGATGGCGTTTATAAAGAGTTGGAGAATCAGGGAGCACAGAATATAGTGATGAAGCAGGAAGATTTTACGACGGTAAATGGTGCAAAAGGCGTAAAAGTCTTTGGCACTTTAGAAATGACAAATCCTATAAACGACGAAATTCAGCCTAAAAAATATAGTATTCTGAATTTTGCTCAAAATGGTGGCTTCCAACAAATCACAGTGATTTATAATGAAGACGATAGCTATGCTGAAGAAATTTCCGGAAGGATTATTAATTCGGTAGAACTTATAAAATCAACAAATTAA
- a CDS encoding metallophosphoesterase family protein, translated as MGRTLAIGDIHGGLRALKQLLNEKVEITEEDTIIFLGDYVDGWSDSAKVVSYLIELSKEYKCIFMRGNHDDLTHQWLESGTMTEKWLHHGGQSSIDGYARLNEEEKQEHLRFFSEMQNYYVDDQNRLFVHAGFTNLHGPEYEYYSTGFYWDRTLWEMALALDENIKIDSPFFPKRLQVFEAIFIGHTPVTRIGESFPVNKANIWNVDTGAAFKGSLSAIDVDSKKVWQSDPVYTLYPEESGRN; from the coding sequence ATGGGTAGAACGCTTGCCATTGGTGATATTCACGGAGGACTACGCGCACTAAAACAACTATTAAACGAGAAAGTTGAAATTACAGAAGAGGATACTATTATTTTTCTTGGAGACTATGTAGATGGCTGGAGTGATTCAGCAAAGGTGGTTTCGTATTTAATTGAATTATCTAAAGAATACAAGTGCATTTTTATGCGTGGTAATCATGATGATCTTACACACCAGTGGTTAGAAAGTGGCACGATGACTGAAAAATGGTTACATCACGGTGGTCAAAGCAGTATTGATGGTTACGCGAGATTGAACGAGGAAGAGAAGCAAGAACATCTTCGATTTTTTTCTGAAATGCAAAACTACTATGTAGACGATCAAAATCGATTATTTGTGCATGCTGGCTTTACTAATCTCCATGGTCCAGAATACGAATATTACAGCACAGGATTTTACTGGGATCGTACGCTTTGGGAAATGGCTTTAGCATTAGATGAAAATATTAAAATAGACAGTCCTTTTTTTCCGAAGCGATTACAGGTTTTTGAAGCCATTTTTATTGGTCATACTCCGGTAACTCGCATTGGCGAAAGCTTTCCGGTGAATAAAGCGAATATTTGGAATGTTGATACCGGTGCCGCTTTTAAAGGAAGTCTATCTGCTATAGATGTTGATTCTAAGAAAGTGTGGCAAAGTGATCCTGTCTACACCTTGTATCCCGAAGAAAGCGGTAGAAATTGA
- a CDS encoding VWA domain-containing protein: MLVFEEEIYFWLFLVIPVVLLLFVFLLFWKRKARKSFASNELLERLAPNKSNFKPILKVILLCLALACLVVALVNPKMGTTMETVKREGVDIVFAIDVSKSMDAEDIAPSRLEKSKQLVRQILGGLGSDRVGIIAYAGSAFPQLPITTDYASAKMFLQALNTDMISSQGTAIRDAIDLATTYYDDDTQTNRVLFIISDGEDHEGNVESIADDASEEGIRIYTIGVGTEKGGPIPIKRNGVVQNYKKDQNGETVITKLDPNTLKEIASQANGQYIEGNVTNNVTETVQDLLQNIEKTEFEAKQFADYQSHFQWFLGLCFLFLFLDVFLLERSTAWIKKLNLFNETKKG; encoded by the coding sequence ATGTTAGTATTTGAAGAAGAAATATATTTTTGGCTGTTTTTAGTCATTCCAGTGGTTTTACTGCTATTTGTTTTCCTTTTATTCTGGAAGCGAAAAGCACGTAAAAGCTTTGCCAGTAATGAACTTTTGGAAAGATTAGCACCTAATAAATCTAATTTTAAGCCTATACTTAAAGTTATTTTATTGTGCTTAGCTTTGGCTTGTTTGGTAGTTGCTTTAGTGAATCCTAAGATGGGAACTACCATGGAAACTGTAAAGCGAGAAGGCGTGGATATTGTATTTGCGATCGACGTTTCTAAAAGTATGGATGCTGAAGATATTGCACCTAGCCGTTTAGAGAAATCTAAGCAATTAGTACGACAAATTTTGGGCGGCTTAGGTAGTGACCGTGTAGGGATCATTGCGTATGCCGGCAGTGCTTTTCCGCAGTTACCCATTACGACAGATTATGCTTCTGCAAAAATGTTTCTTCAGGCGCTAAATACCGATATGATTAGCTCTCAGGGAACCGCGATTCGAGATGCAATCGATTTGGCAACCACTTATTACGACGATGATACGCAAACCAATCGCGTATTATTTATTATAAGTGATGGCGAGGACCACGAAGGTAATGTAGAGTCTATTGCCGATGATGCTTCAGAAGAAGGAATTAGAATCTATACCATTGGAGTAGGGACAGAAAAAGGTGGTCCAATTCCTATTAAAAGAAATGGTGTAGTTCAGAATTATAAAAAAGATCAAAATGGCGAAACAGTAATCACCAAGCTGGATCCCAATACGCTTAAAGAAATAGCTTCACAGGCTAACGGACAATATATAGAAGGTAATGTAACTAATAACGTGACCGAAACGGTACAAGATTTGTTACAAAACATAGAGAAAACTGAATTTGAAGCGAAGCAATTTGCCGATTATCAATCACATTTTCAGTGGTTTTTGGGTCTATGCTTTCTGTTTTTGTTTTTAGATGTATTCCTTCTAGAGAGGAGTACTGCCTGGATTAAAAAACTTAATTTGTTTAACGAAACAAAAAAGGGTTGA
- a CDS encoding YkvA family protein produces MSIFSKDKIEEEHQKKQDDFQEEDVETVLEEEEKIKSKFESKNALRRYFDDAQILFSLVRDYANGDYREIPFNIVAGVGAALLYVLSPIDLIPDFIPVIGYLDDAAVIAFSLSLIEKDLAVYKVWKENQKA; encoded by the coding sequence ATGAGCATTTTCAGTAAAGATAAAATTGAGGAAGAACACCAGAAGAAACAGGATGATTTTCAGGAAGAAGATGTAGAAACTGTTCTAGAGGAAGAAGAGAAAATTAAATCTAAATTCGAAAGTAAGAACGCACTTCGACGTTATTTTGATGATGCGCAAATCTTATTTAGTTTGGTAAGAGATTATGCGAACGGTGATTATAGGGAAATACCTTTTAATATCGTCGCGGGTGTTGGGGCAGCGCTATTATATGTGCTTTCTCCTATCGATTTGATCCCAGATTTTATTCCGGTTATAGGATATCTGGATGATGCTGCGGTGATTGCTTTTTCATTAAGTCTTATTGAAAAAGATCTGGCAGTGTATAAGGTTTGGAAAGAAAACCAAAAAGCTTAA
- a CDS encoding acyl-ACP desaturase gives MALENIRLEVMKTIEKKVDGFIDEYLIPVDDIWQPTDLLPNLQGEEGLENAKQLREEAKELGYDFWVVLVADMVTEEALPTYESWLMDVEGVDQQRRADGEQNPWSKWVRHWTGEENRHGDTLNKYLYLSGRVDMREIEKTTQHLINDGFDIGTGRDPYKNFVYTSFQELATNVSHKRVGQLAKKKGNKMLGKMCNIIAGDEMRHYMAYREFVKTIFEHDPSEMMIAFHDMMKKKIVMPAQFLRESGQGIAEAFENFSNAAQRLGVYTTYDYIDILRKLNEYWEIDKMRSLTDDAEKARDYLMKLPDRMTRIADRIAIPQDQYQFKWVESNGIV, from the coding sequence ATGGCCCTAGAAAACATAAGACTTGAAGTAATGAAGACCATCGAAAAAAAAGTAGATGGGTTTATTGACGAATATCTAATTCCCGTAGATGATATTTGGCAACCTACCGATCTTTTGCCTAATCTACAGGGAGAAGAAGGTTTAGAAAATGCGAAACAACTACGCGAAGAAGCTAAAGAATTAGGTTACGATTTTTGGGTTGTTTTAGTGGCAGATATGGTTACTGAAGAAGCCCTACCTACTTACGAAAGCTGGCTAATGGATGTAGAAGGTGTAGACCAACAACGTCGTGCCGATGGTGAACAGAACCCATGGTCTAAATGGGTAAGACACTGGACAGGTGAAGAAAATCGCCACGGTGACACTCTTAATAAATACCTTTATTTATCGGGTCGTGTAGATATGCGAGAAATCGAAAAAACTACACAACATCTAATAAATGATGGTTTTGATATTGGTACCGGTAGAGATCCCTATAAAAACTTTGTGTATACCAGTTTCCAGGAATTAGCTACAAATGTTTCTCACAAACGTGTGGGACAATTGGCTAAGAAAAAAGGCAATAAGATGCTTGGGAAAATGTGTAATATCATTGCAGGAGACGAGATGCGTCATTACATGGCCTATAGAGAATTTGTAAAAACAATTTTTGAACATGATCCTAGCGAAATGATGATTGCATTTCACGACATGATGAAGAAGAAAATTGTAATGCCGGCTCAATTTTTAAGAGAAAGCGGACAAGGAATTGCAGAAGCTTTCGAAAACTTCTCGAATGCAGCGCAACGTCTTGGTGTGTATACTACTTACGATTATATTGACATCCTAAGAAAACTTAACGAGTATTGGGAAATTGATAAAATGAGATCACTTACTGATGATGCTGAGAAAGCTCGTGACTATTTGATGAAATTACCAGATCGTATGACGAGAATTGCAGATCGTATTGCAATCCCTCAGGATCAATACCAATTTAAATGGGTAGAATCTAACGGAATTGTATAA
- a CDS encoding autotransporter outer membrane beta-barrel domain-containing protein produces the protein MKKVFFLLSAICLSTFAKAQTSGNPQNEIKLNIANTIAIASVEFGYERFLDDNQSIEAIVLFNDRINYHSESGSRKFNTTSFKFGYNYYFGEDAGSGIYANPFIKIRTGDFTEDETIDERTVESETDMDSFIVGLGGGYKWNFNNKFVLGPFINIGRNFSDEVKDRFSAIEFNAGFQIGYRF, from the coding sequence ATGAAGAAGGTATTTTTTCTACTAAGTGCTATATGTCTAAGCACATTTGCTAAAGCGCAAACCAGCGGAAATCCACAAAACGAAATAAAATTAAATATTGCCAACACCATCGCTATTGCATCAGTAGAATTTGGTTACGAGCGTTTTTTAGATGACAATCAATCTATAGAAGCTATCGTTTTATTTAACGACCGTATAAATTATCATAGCGAAAGTGGTTCCAGAAAATTTAATACGACCAGCTTTAAGTTTGGATATAACTACTATTTTGGCGAAGATGCAGGTTCTGGAATTTACGCCAATCCTTTTATCAAGATTCGTACAGGTGATTTTACAGAAGATGAAACCATAGATGAAAGAACCGTAGAATCAGAAACAGATATGGATTCATTTATCGTAGGTCTAGGCGGTGGTTATAAGTGGAATTTCAACAATAAATTTGTTTTAGGACCATTTATAAATATTGGAAGAAATTTTAGTGACGAGGTAAAAGATCGGTTTTCTGCAATCGAATTTAATGCAGGTTTCCAGATTGGCTATAGATTTTAA